ATCTTCTTGTCAAGGGTCCAAAAGGTCAATTGGAGCGTACGTTGCATCCAGATATGAACCTCGTGATTGAAGACTCCGAGATTCGTGTGGAGCGTCCTAGTGACGACAAGAAGCATAAGGCACTGCATGGTACGACCCGCAGTGTTGTTGCGAACATGGTTGAAGGCGTCACAAATGGCTTCACGAAAAACCTCGATCTCGTCGGCGTCGGTTATCGTGCGAACAAGCAGGGCAACAAGGTTACGTTGTCCCTCGGTTTCTCACATCCGGTTGAACTGCCGGTTGTGGAAGGCATTGAGGTAGAGGTACCGGCACAAACGAAGCTCGTCATTCGCGGTATCGATAAGGAATTGGTCGGATCGTATGCGGCGAAAGTTCGGGAACTTCGTCCACCCGAACCGTATAAAGGTAAAGGGATTCGTTATGAAGGCGAAAACGTACGCCGTAAGGTTGGTAAGACTGGTAAGAAATAATCTACGCGCGTCGTGAAAGGAGTGACTCCG
This is a stretch of genomic DNA from Alicyclobacillus dauci. It encodes these proteins:
- the rplF gene encoding 50S ribosomal protein L6, with the protein product MSRIGRKAIAVPTGVEVKQDGSNLLVKGPKGQLERTLHPDMNLVIEDSEIRVERPSDDKKHKALHGTTRSVVANMVEGVTNGFTKNLDLVGVGYRANKQGNKVTLSLGFSHPVELPVVEGIEVEVPAQTKLVIRGIDKELVGSYAAKVRELRPPEPYKGKGIRYEGENVRRKVGKTGKK